TTTGGTCTTTCTAATGCTCATACTATCTATGACAGCAATGTAATTTCTCGTGTGCGTAATTGGCAAGCCAATCATGGATTACCAGCAACCGGAATTGTCGATTATAATACCTGGACACATATGGGATTCAGCGGCAAGGATTGGTACGATATTGATAATTACGTTGCACCATTAAGAACTAACATAAATAGTACTCGCAATGACCACATAGAAGCCATGATTGCTCAAGCTAAAGAATATTTAGGAAAACCTTGGATTTCGGGAGCCGCATCCTCTCCTGCTTATGGTGTTGATTGTTCTGGCTTAGTTACACAAGCTTTATACGCATCTGGTATTGATCCGCAACCGACAAGTAACATTCAACATGCCCAACCGGGAAATGAATGGAATTGCCAACGACTTTACAGTAGTCCCTATGTCCATAGTGTTGCCTACTCACAAAGATTACGCGGAGATTTAATCTTCTATCAAAGTCCTTATGATGGTAGTATTTGGCATGTAGGAATCTACCTTGGCAATAACGAAGTTCTTGATTCGTGGCCAAATTCTGTTGCTGTTCGCCCTATTACCAATAGTCAAAGAAATATTGTTGCTAAAGTTGGACGTGTCTTCTACTAAAAACTCAAAAACCTAAGACTCTTTTGTCTTAGGTTTTTTAAATATCCAAATAATTTAATGCGTGTTTATAATATACAACTGGGAAGGTTCTATCCAAGTTAATATCAGCAAATTTCTTTTTTACTATTATGAACTACATAATTATATTTAAAAAAACCTCTAGCAATGCAAGTAACATTTTAATAATTTATTTAATATTTAATTGATTGAACTGGCCTGACATTTTTAAAAATAAACAATTTTCTACTTATATTTCCCGGGAAATATTTTAATAATAATTGAAATAAAAATTATATTTTCCAAAGATAAATAGATGGTCATCTAAAATTAATTATAATAGTTTTATACATCATAATATAATGGTACGTTTTAATAGCTTGATATTTTTTTGCAAATCAGCTGCCAATTCATAATTGCATATTCAATGTTAGCTACACATTAAGTGAGTCACTTTTATTTTATAGTTATTGTTATTTTCTATTAGTGATTATTTGCACAAAATTAGCGATTGGGGCTGCTTTTTTACCAATATTAAAATCATCAATACCAACTTTTTAAAATTGGCTATTGATGATTTTGACAAGCCTCTTTGTGATATCAGCTTATAAAACTTAATTTATTAACACTATATATTACTCGAATATGATTACATACTATGTGTAAAATCTCTGAAGACTCACCAAAATCACTGCTTGTTTACTATGCTACTAAATTAGCCTTCAACTATTCGATAGGCAATCAACGTATTAACACCTATAATACGCATTTACTTACCTCTAGAGACGTTTAATAATGAGTTGTTATAAATTATATGGCGACTTCTAAAAACTAAAATTCGGGCTCTATGAATCATTTTTCAGCATTATAGTTAATTCTATCTTAATTATTAAAATTAAATTAAAAATGTGTCAATCTTAATTGTAGATTGACACATTAACAAGCAGAAGGACCTTTATTATTTAATTTTAAAGGAAATAGGAGAGGTTCAATGTCACCTAAAATAGTCCTTCGCACAAGTATTGAGTGCTACTCTCGAATACTTGTCTTGTATTTTATCCTTTTAAATGAGAATTGCAAGTATTTTTTAATCTTTTATAATTTTAGTGTAATTTTAAATAAGTATTTATTCCAAAAAGTCTATCATGTTAGTAAAAGCCTCTAAGATCAGCAATCAAATAATTAAAAATTATCATAACTTAAAAGTAGATTACAGTTCGATATCTAACATTTATTACAGATACTGGACTACATTTTTTATATTCTTTGATTTTTTTATTATCATACTAATATCATAACTGTATTTTAAAACGGAATACTTTTAAATCTATTTAAAAAATTAAATTGAGACTTCCTTTAATAAATATAAGATATTTTCCATAGCATCAACAACACTATTAGATTATTATTTATTAAATAATTATCAAAATGACTTATCATATAATTAGTCAAAATAAATTAATTTTGTTAATGCATTAAAACATTTTTATCTCCTGTTTAGCTTTCCAAAAAATAAAAATTATTTCTACAACACTATAGGGATTGAGGATAATAATTATTTTGTTTAAGTTGATTAGTATTTACATGACTGATTGTTTTGAAATTTTATCATAAATATAGTTTGGGTTTTATCGTGCACATTAAGCAACCCATCATCTCATTATTAATGATTGTGTTTATCTTTCTTGATAATATACTTGTAAGTTTAGTATGACTTGGCAGCGAAAAATAAATTATTTTTATTCTATTCTTAAAATATTTCCCGGGAAATATTTTAAGAATATATTTTTTGCTTTTGTAAACAGATGTCTAATACACTTATTTGAGCTAGCAAATGTGATATTTTTATGTATTTATTATTAATCTCTTTATGTGATTATTTTTATAATAATCTATCTGTCGGTTTATTTCTCTTTAAAGATAAATACCTTACTGAAGACATAATTGGCTATTACGACAATGATATTATCTAGTAATTTAACAATGAGGCTATTAGCCTGCATTATGCCTATTCCAACCTTTAAAATACCCATATCTATGATTAAACTTAAAAAGCGAAAGAAAAAGAAGGACTCTAATTCTTTTAGAACGGCTTTTTTAGATGATTGGTGGGAATTAAAGACGAATTGTTTATTTGTTAAGTATGCAAAGATCACTGACAACAACCAGGCAATGACATTAGCTACTTGATATCCTAAAATGTGGTGCCAAGTATATAATTCATAAAATACTAGTAAATTAATTAAAGTTGTTAAGCCCCCAAAGATTAAATAAGAAATAACATCCCAATATTTTTTAATTAGATTCTTCATATTAACTCCTGTATAATTAATAGGCGTTTGCCCTTATCAATATACCTATCTTACTATATTTAGACAAGGAGTTACTATGGAAAATAAAAAACAATTGCGGTGGTTCAATATTGCTCTAGTTGCCTTTACAACAGTCTGGGGGCTATCTAACGTCGTCAATAACTTTGCCAATCAAGGCATGATGGTGGTAGTCTCGTGGATCCTCATAATGCTACTTTACTTTATTCCCTATACCTTAATGGTGGGACAATTAGGCGCCACTTTTAAAACTGATGGTGGGGGAGTATCCTCTTGGATTAAAGAATTAACTAATAGCAAGTTTGCCTATCTGGCTGCGTGGACTTATTGGGTAGTTCATGTGCCTTATTTAGCTCAAAAGCCACAAATTATTATGGTTGGTTTTAGCTGGTTGTTTACTGGTAATGGTAATTTTGTCAATCAGGCACCTGTCTTTTTAGTTCAAGCTTTAAGTTTGGTTATTTTCTTAATATTTTTGTGGTTAGCTTCACGCGGTTTGACAACATTAAGCCGTATCGGTAGTATTGCCGGGGTAGCCATGTTTTCTATGTCAATTCTCTTTATTATTTTAGGTATAGCTGCCCCTTTCATGACCAAAATGACCATACAAACTGCCCATATGAACCAATTATCAACCTACATGCCGAAGTTTGATTTTAACTACTTTACGACGATTTCTATGTTAGTTTTTGCTGTCGGTGGTGCTGAAAAAATATCGCCATATGTGAATCAAACTAAAAATCCTAGTAAAGAATTTCCTAAAGGTATGATTACTTTAGCAATTATGGTAGCAGTTTCTGCTATTTTAGGTTCTTTTTCAATGGGAATTATCTTTAATGCGCATCATATTCCCTCTGATTTGATGGCTAATGGTGCCTATTATGCGTTCCAACTTCTGGGTCAATATTTTCATGTCGGTAATTTTTTCATGTGGTTATTTGCTTTGGCTAACATATTAGCTTCAGCAGCCGCTTTAGCAGTTTCTATCGATGCTCCCTTACAAATTCTTCTTAATGATGCTGATAGCCGCTATATTCCCGCAAAATTAAGCCAAAAAAATCAGCGTAATATTCCCATTTATGGCTATCTTTTGACTGGAATTTTAGTTTCCATCCTCATTATTGTTCCTGCATTGGGAATTAACGGAATGAATGATTTATATAAATGGTTATTAAATTTGAATTCTATTGTGATGCCTTTGCGTTATTTATGGGTTTTCGTTGCTTATATGTTACTAAGTCGTAAACTCCACAAATTTCAAAGTGATTATCTTTTTATTAAAAACCAAACTCTGGGCTTTATCATGGGTTTATGGTGTTTTGTCTTTACTGCTTTTGCTTGCATTTTAGGTATGGTGCCTAAATTATCCTATGCAGCTAATCCTACTAGCTGGTGGTTCCAATTAGCCTTAAATATCATCACACCCTTTGCTTTAATTGCTTTGGGTATTATCCTCCCAATAATTGCTCGAAGAACTACAGAGTAACAAAAAGACGTGTCTATAAAGTGTAATAACTTCTCCAGATTAAACCTGGGAAAATTCACTTTAGACACGTCTTTTTTAGTGCTTAATTTACTTCAATTACAGGATCAGGAACATTGCCGCCATAACTGCGAATCTCATTAATTAGTCTTTCTAATTGTTGCTTTAATTGCTCTTTATCAGCTGTATCATTCTGATAGGCAGTTTTAACCTTGTCTAATAAGGGTTGATACTGCTTCATTAAGCGATCAATATTCGCCTTGCGTTTAGCCTCTCGCTCAGCTTCTATTTGACTCTTTTCAGCTTCAAAATTAGCTAAACGATTATTTTCCTTTTGTGCTTGCAACTGTGCTTGTTTCAAATTCAAATCCCGCTGCAAGTCCATAATCGTTCGATTAAACTCGGCCTTGGCCGTCATCCGTTTCACATTTTCATTTTTATAACGAATTTTTTGTAATTGCGCAACTTTTTGATTATATTGTCCTAATTCATTAAAGGGTACCTGCTGGTACTTTTCAATGGCTCGCTTAACAACTTGTTCACGCTCTTGTTCTTGCTTTTTAGTCAAATGATAGATCAATCGATAATCCAAATTATTCAAGCGATTCTTATTAGCATTAATTTCAGCACTATTAAATGCTAAATAATTTTCTGTGATTATTTGCGCGACACTTTTTTGAACTGCTTCTTGCCGTACATATAGACTATCACCAACGCGTCGTACTGTATTAGGTACTTTGAAGTCAGTATTAGGCACTTTTAAATAGTCTACTAAAAACTCACCTTCGGCTCGAAAAGTTTGGATAGGCAAATGTAATTGGTCTTCAGTTAATGGCTGCTGATGGTCATATCCAGTCCAATTAGCAATTGTAAAGCGTGGCGTCATACCCACGAAGTAGCCATCATGATTAAAGTCAGTCGTCCCAGTTTTACCAGCAACGTAAGAATAATTATGCAAAGCAGCATTTTTGCCCAAACCATTAGTTACCACACTCTGCATAGCATTAATTATCATATAACTAGCACTAGAATTATAGATAGGAACTTTGGTGTGTGTATTTTGATATATAGTTCGATTATTAACTGTATCTTCAATACTTTTCAAATTACTTGGAGCTACAAATTTACCATTGCGCGCAAATGAACTATAGGCCGAAGCCATTTCCGTAGTGGTTACACCTTTAGTAAAGCCCCCAACTGCTAAAATAGGATTATTATCTGCCGGATAAAGGCCTTGAAATTGCATTTTTCCTAAAAGTTGATAAAAAGATTTATCTTTGTCAGACAAAGCCAATTTAAAAGCTACCGTGTTAATGGAATCGGCTAAAGCCTGGCGCAAAGTGACTGAACCGCGATAACCACTATACCAGTTTTGAACATTACCAACTGGACCATCAATTACTCGACTTTGGGGTGCATATCCGCGTTCAAAAGCTGGTGCATAAGCAATGATTGGCTTAGCTGTGGAACCAGGTTGACGATAAGCACTAATGGCACGATTTAATTGATCGTCTTGTGTAGTGCGGCCACCGATAATAGCCAGTACATTACCAGTTTGATTATCAATAATTGTACTAGCAACTTGTGGTTCTAACTTACCTTCAGCATCACGCTGGTTATAGCTTGCATATTGCTGTTGTACAATTTTTAATAATTGCTGCTGCAAATCTTGGTTAATAGTAGTTTTGATGATAAAACCACCATTTAACAATTCCCCATAATATTTATCATAAACTTGTGAATAACGACTCCGATATTCATTTTTTTCTTGATCACTATTAAACAAATATTTCATTTCAAATCCGTGGGCTGTCATTAATTGCTTAACAGCATTATCTACCGCATAATTCAAAGCATAATCTTGCGATACATCATTATCATAGGTAAAATTATGAATTTGCAGTTTAATATTTGGATGTGAATAATGATTGAACTGGGATTTAGACAGTAATCCTTGTTGATACCAAGAATATAAAACTGTGTTACGGCGATTTTTGGCTGCTGTGGGATGAACGACGGGATCATAAAGTACCTGATTATTGGGAATCCCAATCAAGAGCGCAGCTTGTCCAGGATTAAGTTGGTTTTGATTTTTAGAAAAATAATACTGGGCTGCACTGCCCATGCCGTAGCAACCATGACCTAAATAAACATTATTTAAATAGAACTCTAATATTTTTTGCTTAGAAAATTTTTGTTCAATTTGTTGAGCAATCACCATTTCTTTAATTTTACGGTCAAAACTCTGCGATTGATCTTTTAATATAATATTTTTTACTAATTGCTGGGTTAATGTTGATCCACCCTGGACCTGTCGATGAAACACTGATAAGGTTAATGCACGTACAACTCCTGTTAAATCCACGCCGTGATGTTGATAATAACGTCGATCTTCCACCGCAACTATTCCTTTGCGCAGCATAGGATTAATTTGCTGATAAGGTACATAGTCGGCTTGACTATGAGTTAAAGTTTTCATAACGTTATTGGCATTATCTTTAATAACGGTGGGTTGTTTCGGATGAAAATTTTTTTCGTTGACGTCACTACTAATTACATAACCGTCAGTAATGTCTTTTTGAACTTCGCCTAAATACTTATGACAAAATACTATTATCAAGACAATAATTAACACTAAAAAAATTAACAAACAATATTTCAAACTTTTTCTTATCGGATGTGTTTTAAAATTACTAACCCAGCGTTGCCATCTTTGTTGCACAAATCTTCTCCTTAGTCTGGTCAAAATATTGCTTAATAAAAACCAATATAATTTTAGTTAATGTATAGAGTAGTACCACTATTAATTAAATTTGTTAACGTAATTAAATCGGAATTCTCAACTACAATTCCGTTATTCAAAGCTGAACTACCACTATAAATAAATCCAATAGTTCGACTATTACCGAACATGATTGACATTTGTAATGCTGGATTATTTTTTAACCAAAAAGTCGGCTGAGCATGATTATAATCGCTGACGGAATTAGTAGTTGAATCGACGACTGTAGCATCTGAATAGTAACGACCAAAAGTTGGCTGAGTCCGATCCGTAACTACTCCAGCTGTATCAGCCGGGTTAGTAATAACTTCACGAATTCGATATAAGCCACTATTTGTATTATTGGCTATAATACGAATGAGCGGACCAGACGTGCGATAACGGCCATTACTTCGCCGCAAAAGTGATAAAGTCTGATCACTTTGAGATAAATACAAAACCTCATTAGCTGTGATTCCTGCAGCTTGTAAGGCTTTATTAGCATCATCAGCCACTTGCACATTATCAACAATCGTCACGTGTGCTGGTTGATAACTTTGAGTTAATGGGGCATTTTTAAGAGCTACTAGTTGATCTTTTTCTTGTTGTAATTGGTTTTTATCTCGATTAGCTTGCGAATTTTTAAAATATGCTAAAATTTCATTAATTTGTGGTTTCCAATAACGTTGCCACCGCCGATTTTTTATTAATTTATAATAAGCATTAGCCTGTGACACTTGCGTTAAATCTAGCTGATCATGATTTACTTTGAAGGCCTCTGTCGTCTTTTTCAAAAATTGATTAGCATCTTGCGTTTGATCAAACCAAATACGAATAGTATCCAAACGATTTTTTTGCCGTTGGTAAACCGTTTGATTCTTTTCTTTTAATAAATTTTGATCTGTACGGTCCAAGCGCTTTTTAGTTACTGTATTAGCGTAATAATTGCCATCAAAATAACTAGCAATTTGGTGTTGATTCTGTTGGCGATTATTAAATAATCGCATAATTTTTTGTAAATCTTGTTTGGTTTGTGGACTAAAAACTAATCCGCAAACATCAGCTTTTATTAACTTATTAAAAAGCTGAATTTTTTTGGTATCTACATGGGTTATTAGTGCTTGCTGTTGACGAGTTTGATATTGATGAAGCAAGGTACTTTGAGCTGATACATCCACACCACCGCCACACAACAGCAATACAAAAGTTGTAACACCAATAACAAGAATTGTCTGGCACACACGTCGAACCAGTTTAAATTTCTTTTTAAGAGCCTTCATAAAAGCCAATCTTTCTCAGAATAATTTTGTTGCTATGAGCCCCACGAATTGAGATATAGTATAAAATAATATTGTTACAAAAACCATAAATCTCTTTTATCTTAGCGTAGTACTATAGTTGATTTTAGCTTATACTACTTTAAGTATCAAAATTCTTTTCTAAGATAACTATCAGATTATTCAAATTAAATATTATTGAGGTCTCAATTTGAAAAAAACTAAAAAACGCATCATCTTCTTGAGTACAATTTTGATTGTCTGTATTTCTTTATTTACCATTTATTATAATCGAAAGCCTTTGCTGAAAGCTACTTCCAATTGGCTGACAGCTCAAACAATTCCCTTTAATTTGTTAGTCAATCCAAATAAAATCAATAAAAGTATCCATCCGCATGCCATTGCTCTTAATGAAATTGACAACCAAAAATACCAAGAAGACTTGACTGAAATTGATAATTTAATTAACTCATTTAATCGTCATCAACAAAAATTCAGTTGGTTATCGCCTACGCAAACCAAAAAATTGCAAAAACGAATTAAACAAAAACCGCATCGTTATATTAGTAGTATTACGCCGTTGTTATTGGGCCAGGATCGAACAGGCCAATATACTGTTCTTAGTATTAATTGTTATGATGATACAACTCAAATTCGTAGTTATCGCTATCGGGTATATTTTCGTAACCATCGATCAGTAAAAAGTCACTATCTAAAAACGACAACTAATACTAAACCACCTAAATTTATTGGTTTTACCAATACTTTAGGGGTCTCAGGAATTACCAAAGCGCCCAATTTCATTGATACTATTAATAGTACTCTCACCAATTCAGATGTTGCTAATCAGCCTAATGCTTCATCACATCAATATAGTCAACTAGGCAAAAATATTGGTTTAAAAAATAGTGGCTCTGCGTTACAGCAATATGCACTTAATTCTGATGCTAATTATAAAAACAGTGCTATTACAGGTTACGAAATTTCCGATGTTCCACGTGAAACAAAATTCTTTATTACCCAAATTAACAAGGAAACTAAGCATTATTACACACTCATTTATAATCGCAATCAAGGAAATTTTACTGGTTTTCAAACTGGCAAGCATACAGTAGCTGATATTAAATAGCTTACTCAATTAAAAATTATGGAATATCTAAAAAGCTGAGACAAATTTCTGTCTCAGCTTTTTTAAATTTTAAAATCTCTACTTACCAGATATTTTTTAACACAATCGTTTCATCCCGATTTGGTCCTACAGACACACTCACAAAATCTAAACCTGTTAATTCTTTGATTTTTGCTAAATAATTACGTGCTTCTTGTGGCCAAGCATCCATATCTGTTATTCCTCGTAACGGTTGCTGCCAACCGGGCATTGTAACATATACTGGCTGACATTGGTCTAAAATATTCAAACTAGCCGGATATTCATTAATAATCTGACCATCAGGCAATTTATAGCCTGTACAAATTTTAACTTCCTGTAGTCCGCTTAAAACATCAATACTATTCAGTGCAATATCAGTTATGCCTGCAACTCGTTGAGCATGTTGTAAAACGACTGCATCCAGCCAGCCAATTCGCCGAGGACGTTTGGTTACAACGCCATATTCATGTCCTGCATCACGAATAAAATCACCAGTAGCATCAGTTAATTCTGTTGGAAATGGTCCAGCTCCTACACGTGAAGTATAAGCCTTAGCTACGCCAACAATACGATGAATCTGAGTTGGTCCCACACCCAAGCCAGCAGTGTAGCCGCCAACAGGATTAGAAGAAGTGACAAAAGGATATGTACCGTGATCAATATCCAACATAATTCCTTGTGCACCTTCAAATAAAACCTTTGCTCCTGAATTTAATTCTTCGTTCAATAATTTAGAAGTATCACAAACATAAGGACGTAAC
The nucleotide sequence above comes from Bombilactobacillus bombi. Encoded proteins:
- a CDS encoding adenylosuccinate synthase, whose protein sequence is MTGVVVVGMQWGDEGKGKITDFLSRKAQIVARYQGGDNAGHTVEVDDKAYKMRLVPSGILNADRIAMIGNGVVVNPKSLVAEMATLQDQGVSFANFKISNRAQVILPYHIKLDGLQEQSKGANKIGTTNRGIGPAYMDKVARVGIRMADLIEKDTFAAKLKANLAVKNREFTKLYDSEPLQFEEIFTEYYQYGQQLRPYVCDTSKLLNEELNSGAKVLFEGAQGIMLDIDHGTYPFVTSSNPVGGYTAGLGVGPTQIHRIVGVAKAYTSRVGAGPFPTELTDATGDFIRDAGHEYGVVTKRPRRIGWLDAVVLQHAQRVAGITDIALNSIDVLSGLQEVKICTGYKLPDGQIINEYPASLNILDQCQPVYVTMPGWQQPLRGITDMDAWPQEARNYLAKIKELTGLDFVSVSVGPNRDETIVLKNIW
- a CDS encoding GtrA family protein, with the translated sequence MKNLIKKYWDVISYLIFGGLTTLINLLVFYELYTWHHILGYQVANVIAWLLSVIFAYLTNKQFVFNSHQSSKKAVLKELESFFFFRFLSLIIDMGILKVGIGIMQANSLIVKLLDNIIVVIANYVFSKVFIFKEK
- a CDS encoding transglycosylase domain-containing protein translates to MQQRWQRWVSNFKTHPIRKSLKYCLLIFLVLIIVLIIVFCHKYLGEVQKDITDGYVISSDVNEKNFHPKQPTVIKDNANNVMKTLTHSQADYVPYQQINPMLRKGIVAVEDRRYYQHHGVDLTGVVRALTLSVFHRQVQGGSTLTQQLVKNIILKDQSQSFDRKIKEMVIAQQIEQKFSKQKILEFYLNNVYLGHGCYGMGSAAQYYFSKNQNQLNPGQAALLIGIPNNQVLYDPVVHPTAAKNRRNTVLYSWYQQGLLSKSQFNHYSHPNIKLQIHNFTYDNDVSQDYALNYAVDNAVKQLMTAHGFEMKYLFNSDQEKNEYRSRYSQVYDKYYGELLNGGFIIKTTINQDLQQQLLKIVQQQYASYNQRDAEGKLEPQVASTIIDNQTGNVLAIIGGRTTQDDQLNRAISAYRQPGSTAKPIIAYAPAFERGYAPQSRVIDGPVGNVQNWYSGYRGSVTLRQALADSINTVAFKLALSDKDKSFYQLLGKMQFQGLYPADNNPILAVGGFTKGVTTTEMASAYSSFARNGKFVAPSNLKSIEDTVNNRTIYQNTHTKVPIYNSSASYMIINAMQSVVTNGLGKNAALHNYSYVAGKTGTTDFNHDGYFVGMTPRFTIANWTGYDHQQPLTEDQLHLPIQTFRAEGEFLVDYLKVPNTDFKVPNTVRRVGDSLYVRQEAVQKSVAQIITENYLAFNSAEINANKNRLNNLDYRLIYHLTKKQEQEREQVVKRAIEKYQQVPFNELGQYNQKVAQLQKIRYKNENVKRMTAKAEFNRTIMDLQRDLNLKQAQLQAQKENNRLANFEAEKSQIEAEREAKRKANIDRLMKQYQPLLDKVKTAYQNDTADKEQLKQQLERLINEIRSYGGNVPDPVIEVN
- a CDS encoding amino acid permease; its protein translation is MENKKQLRWFNIALVAFTTVWGLSNVVNNFANQGMMVVVSWILIMLLYFIPYTLMVGQLGATFKTDGGGVSSWIKELTNSKFAYLAAWTYWVVHVPYLAQKPQIIMVGFSWLFTGNGNFVNQAPVFLVQALSLVIFLIFLWLASRGLTTLSRIGSIAGVAMFSMSILFIILGIAAPFMTKMTIQTAHMNQLSTYMPKFDFNYFTTISMLVFAVGGAEKISPYVNQTKNPSKEFPKGMITLAIMVAVSAILGSFSMGIIFNAHHIPSDLMANGAYYAFQLLGQYFHVGNFFMWLFALANILASAAALAVSIDAPLQILLNDADSRYIPAKLSQKNQRNIPIYGYLLTGILVSILIIVPALGINGMNDLYKWLLNLNSIVMPLRYLWVFVAYMLLSRKLHKFQSDYLFIKNQTLGFIMGLWCFVFTAFACILGMVPKLSYAANPTSWWFQLALNIITPFALIALGIILPIIARRTTE
- a CDS encoding NlpC/P60 family protein — its product is MYNGVEGIKVYKVRQFFGLSNAHTIYDSNVISRVRNWQANHGLPATGIVDYNTWTHMGFSGKDWYDIDNYVAPLRTNINSTRNDHIEAMIAQAKEYLGKPWISGAASSPAYGVDCSGLVTQALYASGIDPQPTSNIQHAQPGNEWNCQRLYSSPYVHSVAYSQRLRGDLIFYQSPYDGSIWHVGIYLGNNEVLDSWPNSVAVRPITNSQRNIVAKVGRVFY